Part of the Leptospira yasudae genome is shown below.
TGCTTTGGCTTGGAGATAATATCTATCTTCGGGAAACGGACTGGGATTCAAGAAGCGGATTCTTTCATCGGTATCGACATCAGCGCGGAATTTCGGAACTCGCGCCGTTCTTCGCGTCCGTTCATCAGTATGCGATCTGGGACGATCACGATTACGGCCCGAACGACGGCGATTCTTCCTTTTGGATGAAAGATACTGCGGAAGAGATGTTCAAGCTTCATTGGGGAAATCCAAATTATGCCAAAGAAGGGACTTACGGTTCCTTTACTTGGGGAGACGTTCAGTTTTTTCTTTTGGATGACCGAACGTTTAGAACGGCTAACAGCAATAAGGTGATCGGTCCGCGACAGATTCTGGGGGAAAAACAATTTCAATGGCTCGTAAATTCTTTGGCTTTTTCGAAAGCCGCATTCAAGTTTGTCGCGATCGGAGGACAGTTTCTCAATCCGAACGCGGTTTACGAAAACTACGCGACGTATCCCGAAGAACGGAATAAAATTCTTTCCGCGATTCGCGATTTGAAAGTAAAGAATCTGATTTTTTTGACGGGCGACCGCCATCATACCGAACTCAATCTTCTTAAGGAAGAAGGAGCGGAACCGATCTACGATTTTACCGTTTCGCCTTTGACTTCGGGTTATTATTCTCCGATCACCGAAAAGAATTCTTTACGCGTGGAAGGGACGCTCGTGGATCGAAGAAACTTCGGGATGATTTCTGTCTCCGGAAAACGGGGAGAAAGAAAACTTACATTACAAATCTTTGATGCAATGGGTAAAGAAGTCTGGAAGAAGGAAATTCCTCCGAGTCCGTGAGCAGTATGAAAACTTCCATGAATCTGATTTTCTTATTTTTATTCGGTTTTATCCTTTTCGTTTTGTTTCTGATTTGGTGGAATCAGGACAAGCTCGTCTTTTTTCCGGAAAAACTCCCGGACGATTTTACGTTTCATTTTCCGGAGGCGTCTCAAGAAATCAAACTTCAAACACCGGACGGCGAAACGAGTTACGCCCTTTACTTCGAGGCAAAAAAGAACGACTCCCAAAAAACGATCTTATTCTTTCATGGAAATGCGGGGAGTCTACGCACTTGGGGCGGAATCTACGAAGACTTTCTTCCTTTAGGATGGAATATTCTCGTAACGGATTATCGGGGATACGGGAAAAATACCGGAACGATTTCGGAATCCTCGATGAACGAAGACGCCGAACTTTGGCTGCGTTATCTTCTCGAAGAACGGAAGATCCCACGGACTTCGCTTATCATTTACGGACGTTCGATCGGGACGGGCGTAGCCTGCGACCTTGTCTCCAAAAATCCGGATCTTCCTTTGTTTCTGGAAACCCCGTTTACGGACTTGCCTTCTCTTGCAAAAAACTATTATCCGTTTTTAAAACCTTGGATGCTGCGGTTCCAATTTAAGAATTTGAAAAAATTGGAATCGGTTCGATCCAAGATTCGGATCTTTCACGGAACCGAAGACGAAATCATTCCGTATTCGAACTCGGAAATTATATTCAAAAAGTTGAAAGAACAAAATCGGGATGTTTTGTTATA
Proteins encoded:
- a CDS encoding alpha/beta hydrolase; this translates as MKTSMNLIFLFLFGFILFVLFLIWWNQDKLVFFPEKLPDDFTFHFPEASQEIKLQTPDGETSYALYFEAKKNDSQKTILFFHGNAGSLRTWGGIYEDFLPLGWNILVTDYRGYGKNTGTISESSMNEDAELWLRYLLEERKIPRTSLIIYGRSIGTGVACDLVSKNPDLPLFLETPFTDLPSLAKNYYPFLKPWMLRFQFKNLKKLESVRSKIRIFHGTEDEIIPYSNSEIIFKKLKEQNRDVLLYTIPEGSHNDLTVFPEYHQALKKSLDEIR
- a CDS encoding alkaline phosphatase D family protein, with product MKFRILKNPSILLSFLIVSVFPLSGEPANIVSGPMLGYSTLKEVLVWVQMDRKSIVTLEYSEIGNPKNKFISEEIHTNAKTGFIAKLIADKVTPGKKYHYNLLVDGKRIEAKHPQTFQAQSFFAAGQDPPSFSFALGSCAYVNETEYDVPGKPYGGEYFIYNSILSKKPDFMLWLGDNIYLRETDWDSRSGFFHRYRHQRGISELAPFFASVHQYAIWDDHDYGPNDGDSSFWMKDTAEEMFKLHWGNPNYAKEGTYGSFTWGDVQFFLLDDRTFRTANSNKVIGPRQILGEKQFQWLVNSLAFSKAAFKFVAIGGQFLNPNAVYENYATYPEERNKILSAIRDLKVKNLIFLTGDRHHTELNLLKEEGAEPIYDFTVSPLTSGYYSPITEKNSLRVEGTLVDRRNFGMISVSGKRGERKLTLQIFDAMGKEVWKKEIPPSP